One genomic region from Lineus longissimus chromosome 6, tnLinLong1.2, whole genome shotgun sequence encodes:
- the LOC135489848 gene encoding mitotic apparatus protein p62-like isoform X2 yields MDAASAREYFWGCTLTEEKPSAEWTFEEEDEDRDFFSHTLFLKSAVLGAGAKTGDVNLIEVETKNFKDTEIKQPIASLTAGQNNMCLLDISFDHRVPVKFTLKTGAGPVSIAAQHLVEFPDESDEFGADETGTEQEDTEVDEEEVAALESSKKRKASQALKNGVKSKRGKMEDDKDESMEADEDDEEDEEDDEEDMSEDDEDMSEYDEEEVESSPDVKKAKKGKNVKNGPTKAVKGKKNEATKKGKASPAVKKGGKKLKGK; encoded by the exons ATGGACGCTGCTTCTGCAAGGGAATATTTCTGGG GTTGTACTCTGACTGAAGAAAAACCATCCGCAGAATGGACGttcgaagaagaagatgaagaccgAGACTTCTTTTCACACACATTATTCCTAAAAAGT GCCGTCCTAGGTGCTGGTGCCAAAACAGGGGACGTGAATCTCATCGAAGTGGAGACGAAGAATTTTAAAGACACGGAAATAAAACAACCCATAGCATCACTGACGGCAGGACAAAACAATATG TGCCTACTCGATATCAGTTTCGACCATCGGGTGCCAGTTAAGTTCACTTTAAAAACTGGAGCAGGACCAGTGTCAATTGCTGCACAGCATTTAGTAG AGTTCCCGGATGAGAGCGATGAGTTCGGCGCCGACGAGACGGGTACGGAGCAGGAGGACACGGAAGTTGACGAGGAGGAGGTTGCGGCGCTGGAATCCTCCAAGAAACGAAAAGCTTCCCAAGCACTTAAGAATGGAGTGAAGTCCAAG CGTGGCAAGATGGAGGATGACAAAGACGAATCGATGGAGGCGGACGAGGATGATGAAGAGGACGAAGAAGATGACGAAGAGGATATGAGTGAGGATGATGAGGATATGTCAGAGTATGACGAAGAAGAGGTGGAATCGAGTCCAGATGTCAA GAAGGCGAAGAAG GGAAAGAACGTTAAGAATGGTCCGACGAAGGCTGTCAAAGGAAAAAAGAATGAAGCGACGAAGAAGGGCAAG GCAAGCCCCGCCGTAAAGAAAGGTGGCAAGAAGCTGAAGGGAAAGTAA
- the LOC135489848 gene encoding nucleoplasmin-like protein ANO39 isoform X1 yields MDAASAREYFWGCTLTEEKPSAEWTFEEEDEDRDFFSHTLFLKSAVLGAGAKTGDVNLIEVETKNFKDTEIKQPIASLTAGQNNMCLLDISFDHRVPVKFTLKTGAGPVSIAAQHLVEFPDESDEFGADETGTEQEDTEVDEEEVAALESSKKRKASQALKNGVKSKRGKMEDDKDESMEADEDDEEDEEDDEEDMSEDDEDMSEYDEEEVESSPDVKRSTMYITITVEPAKRDISFSSICRKAKKGKNVKNGPTKAVKGKKNEATKKGKASPAVKKGGKKLKGK; encoded by the exons ATGGACGCTGCTTCTGCAAGGGAATATTTCTGGG GTTGTACTCTGACTGAAGAAAAACCATCCGCAGAATGGACGttcgaagaagaagatgaagaccgAGACTTCTTTTCACACACATTATTCCTAAAAAGT GCCGTCCTAGGTGCTGGTGCCAAAACAGGGGACGTGAATCTCATCGAAGTGGAGACGAAGAATTTTAAAGACACGGAAATAAAACAACCCATAGCATCACTGACGGCAGGACAAAACAATATG TGCCTACTCGATATCAGTTTCGACCATCGGGTGCCAGTTAAGTTCACTTTAAAAACTGGAGCAGGACCAGTGTCAATTGCTGCACAGCATTTAGTAG AGTTCCCGGATGAGAGCGATGAGTTCGGCGCCGACGAGACGGGTACGGAGCAGGAGGACACGGAAGTTGACGAGGAGGAGGTTGCGGCGCTGGAATCCTCCAAGAAACGAAAAGCTTCCCAAGCACTTAAGAATGGAGTGAAGTCCAAG CGTGGCAAGATGGAGGATGACAAAGACGAATCGATGGAGGCGGACGAGGATGATGAAGAGGACGAAGAAGATGACGAAGAGGATATGAGTGAGGATGATGAGGATATGTCAGAGTATGACGAAGAAGAGGTGGAATCGAGTCCAGATGTCAA AAGGTCAACCATGTATATCACCATCACTGTCGAGCCAGCTAAACGTGATATTTCTTTTTCGTCCATTTGCAGGAAGGCGAAGAAG GGAAAGAACGTTAAGAATGGTCCGACGAAGGCTGTCAAAGGAAAAAAGAATGAAGCGACGAAGAAGGGCAAG GCAAGCCCCGCCGTAAAGAAAGGTGGCAAGAAGCTGAAGGGAAAGTAA